A portion of the Roseovarius sp. SCSIO 43702 genome contains these proteins:
- a CDS encoding DUF2971 domain-containing protein, with protein sequence MNEHTPPRRVFKYRAFSGRVLDMLVADQLYFSDPADFNDPLDSRPNVEGDISADELERILSHLVEQRTNAEMTTAAKSLKYRGPRTIEHIARHSRKRADRLLSEIRYNAGDPTFEMADPELFLLTQYLEEELLRRYDRGIVSFGARATCPLMWSHYGDQHRGICAGYSVPKDSADRLKKIDYGGSRNVKASDVAIMDHDPAARRRVDDAVLLRKASSWRYEQEWRLIGNRGLQDCPLELEEVVFGMRCGSALKYTIFRALDDRQRPIQFYEMREQRGTFKLRKCRMDVDELEAHFPRRARSYIEAFDDLDVEEAPRDGSE encoded by the coding sequence TTGAACGAGCACACCCCACCCCGCCGAGTTTTCAAGTATCGCGCCTTCAGTGGCAGGGTGCTCGACATGCTGGTGGCCGATCAACTCTACTTCTCCGATCCAGCCGATTTCAACGATCCGCTCGACAGCCGGCCCAACGTCGAAGGTGACATTTCCGCTGATGAGCTCGAGCGGATCCTGAGCCATCTCGTTGAGCAGCGCACGAACGCTGAGATGACGACGGCGGCGAAGTCCCTGAAATACCGCGGGCCACGGACTATCGAACACATCGCCCGCCATAGCCGCAAGCGCGCCGACCGGCTGTTGAGCGAGATCAGGTACAACGCCGGAGATCCCACCTTTGAGATGGCGGATCCGGAGCTTTTTCTGCTGACACAGTATCTCGAGGAAGAGCTTTTGAGGCGCTACGACAGAGGCATCGTGTCGTTTGGCGCCCGAGCCACATGTCCTTTGATGTGGAGCCATTATGGCGATCAGCACCGAGGCATATGCGCCGGATATTCGGTTCCGAAAGACTCGGCAGATCGACTCAAGAAAATCGACTATGGAGGTAGCCGAAACGTCAAGGCGAGTGATGTTGCCATCATGGATCATGACCCGGCTGCGCGGCGACGCGTCGACGATGCCGTCCTGCTGCGCAAGGCCAGTTCCTGGCGCTACGAGCAGGAGTGGCGGCTCATTGGAAACCGGGGCCTGCAGGACTGTCCTTTGGAACTGGAAGAGGTTGTTTTCGGGATGAGATGTGGGTCCGCCCTGAAGTACACGATCTTCAGAGCACTCGATGACCGTCAACGGCCGATCCAATTCTATGAAATGCGGGAGCAACGTGGGACCTTCAAGCTTCGCAAGTGCCGCATGGACGTCGACGAGCTTGAGGCGCACTTCCCGCGCCGCGCCCGCAGCTACATCGAGGCCTTTGACGATCTTGATGTCGAGGAAGCTCCGCGTGACGGCTCAGAATAG
- a CDS encoding XRE family transcriptional regulator produces MNATAERLSDREIGERLRLAREEAKKTQADAAGVIGAARTTVVAIEKGQRRIRIDELQKLAAAYGTSANAILRREAVQLNLAPQFRKLSESEDDAVESSSRLLNDLVSAELELENALGIHRERRYPPERPILPGDNRSVVAQAEADAQDLRDWLGIGPGPVGDIVSVLDLQLGIRVYLCPLNSKISGLFAYDDRAGACMLLNALHPRSRLMTTAAHELGHFISSRREPEVLTESSLFVSREERYANSFSRGFLTPSRAVRQRFQDITAGHSHLTRRHIILLAHAFGVAREAMVRRLEELGLARKGTWDWFQANGGITDEQARQVLGDLPQSHFPISETGTTLPPRLALLAGEAWKRGIYSEGQLLRLLHLDRYSVRALLDSAAAEEGEENDLVKLPR; encoded by the coding sequence ATGAACGCCACCGCAGAAAGACTATCGGATCGGGAGATCGGCGAACGCCTGAGGCTTGCCCGCGAAGAAGCGAAGAAGACCCAGGCAGACGCCGCCGGGGTTATCGGAGCGGCCAGAACGACCGTCGTTGCAATAGAAAAAGGTCAGCGCCGGATTCGCATCGACGAGTTGCAGAAGCTCGCCGCAGCCTACGGCACTTCCGCGAACGCGATCCTCCGACGGGAAGCGGTTCAGCTCAACCTTGCCCCGCAATTCCGGAAGCTCAGTGAGAGCGAAGACGATGCCGTTGAGTCGTCGAGCCGCCTCCTTAACGATCTTGTCTCGGCGGAGCTTGAGCTGGAAAATGCCCTCGGGATTCATCGGGAACGTCGGTATCCGCCGGAGCGCCCGATCCTGCCGGGAGATAACCGCTCCGTTGTTGCACAGGCCGAAGCGGATGCTCAGGACTTGCGCGATTGGCTGGGTATCGGGCCGGGGCCTGTCGGCGATATCGTCTCCGTTCTGGATCTTCAGCTCGGCATCCGGGTCTATCTTTGTCCGCTGAACTCAAAAATCTCTGGGCTCTTCGCTTATGACGATCGGGCCGGGGCCTGCATGCTCCTGAATGCGTTGCATCCCCGCTCCCGGCTTATGACGACCGCCGCACACGAACTCGGGCACTTCATATCGTCTCGCCGCGAGCCGGAAGTGCTGACCGAAAGCTCGCTCTTCGTTTCTCGCGAAGAGCGCTATGCCAACAGCTTTTCCCGTGGCTTCCTGACGCCGTCCCGCGCCGTTCGTCAGCGCTTCCAGGACATTACGGCCGGTCACTCTCATCTGACCCGACGCCATATCATTCTGCTTGCACATGCGTTCGGCGTGGCCCGCGAAGCCATGGTCCGCCGTCTGGAAGAACTGGGTCTTGCTCGAAAGGGAACGTGGGACTGGTTTCAGGCGAATGGCGGCATCACCGACGAGCAAGCCCGTCAGGTTCTGGGAGACCTTCCGCAGAGCCACTTCCCGATCTCGGAAACCGGCACCACGCTGCCGCCACGGCTGGCGCTTTTGGCCGGTGAGGCCTGGAAGCGGGGCATCTACAGCGAAGGTCAGCTCCTGCGCCTTCTCCATCTGGACAGATACAGCGTTCGTGCCTTGCTCGATAGCGCAGCGGCTGAAGAAGGCGAGGAAAATGACCTGGTTAAACTGCCTCGCTGA
- a CDS encoding 3-hydroxyanthranilate 3,4-dioxygenase gives MSNHPTLKPFNFKKWVEENADKLRPPVGNQLLHKEGDMIVMVVGGPNTRVDFHDDPVEEWFFQQKGDMMLKIADGGKIYDVPVREGEVFMLPPHVRHAPQRPQEGSIGIVVEAPRQPGMTEGFEWYCFNCEGLVHREEVTLDGPDGIVTALPKIYDKFHNSTEARTCPGCGEVHPGKGKPPADWVQL, from the coding sequence ATGTCAAATCACCCGACACTCAAGCCGTTCAACTTCAAGAAATGGGTGGAGGAGAACGCCGACAAGTTGCGCCCGCCCGTGGGCAACCAACTGCTGCACAAGGAAGGCGACATGATCGTCATGGTCGTGGGCGGCCCCAACACCCGCGTCGATTTTCACGACGATCCGGTCGAGGAATGGTTCTTTCAGCAGAAGGGCGACATGATGCTGAAGATCGCCGATGGCGGGAAGATCTATGACGTGCCGGTGCGCGAGGGCGAGGTTTTCATGCTGCCGCCGCATGTCCGGCACGCGCCCCAGCGTCCGCAGGAAGGGTCGATCGGGATCGTCGTCGAGGCCCCGCGTCAGCCCGGAATGACCGAGGGGTTCGAGTGGTATTGCTTCAACTGCGAGGGCCTCGTGCATCGCGAGGAAGTGACGCTCGACGGGCCGGACGGGATCGTGACGGCGCTGCCCAAGATCTACGACAAGTTCCACAACAGCACCGAGGCGCGGACCTGCCCCGGTTGCGGCGAGGTCCACCCCGGCAAGGGCAAGCCGCCCGCCGACTGGGTTCAGCTCTGA
- a CDS encoding DUF2793 domain-containing protein, with protein sequence MSDFAQTSPHLALPYLQPAQAQKHVTHNEALRRLDALVQIAVVSAARTAPPSAPIAGARYLLPGDATGAWAGQAEGTLAVHEEDGWAFYPPRAGWTAWVEDTARLSVFDGTAWRDATALPELQNLPQLGVATVADETNRLAVAGDATLLTHAGGDHRVKINKAAAADTASLLFQTGWSGRAEMGTAGTDDLEIKVSADGTTFHSALVAEAATGRVRFPQGAEGIAPAAFGDGPLATTSYINSRGTDLVANGTGLLGNGYNYPADFTYDPQIAPNLPASFAFAGHYPGLRLMDERLAVDPNQVYRLSSYLRQEGLPGDWTAHPRGERHKHYMGLLCHDRDGLAIEAPHHKRYHHAGIDSRTTLAAPLAPGDTVIHLADASGWNQDTAASWARGIILFGYRNAEGFLYEDYSRLVMFDLFDLGQVDKTANTVTLNQPLPSLFHNPADPSGVWPAGTAIANSTSGSYYKYSFYASFVPSETDRWFRLTNHIGGIDRSGTDRSGNFAPGTAFASVLWLPNYTNRPGGADGHPDTGAAHKVWFAGVSVTPEPLAVMQPAASGGQEIKVPQGDFASGALTLVPAGLRTEML encoded by the coding sequence TTGTCCGATTTCGCCCAGACTTCCCCGCATCTCGCCCTGCCCTATCTTCAGCCCGCGCAGGCCCAGAAACACGTCACCCACAACGAGGCGCTGCGCCGGCTCGATGCGCTGGTCCAGATCGCGGTGGTCTCGGCCGCGCGGACGGCGCCGCCCTCCGCACCCATCGCCGGCGCGCGGTATCTTCTGCCCGGCGACGCGACCGGGGCCTGGGCCGGGCAGGCCGAGGGCACGCTGGCGGTTCACGAGGAAGACGGCTGGGCGTTCTATCCGCCCCGTGCCGGCTGGACCGCATGGGTCGAGGACACCGCGCGGCTGAGCGTGTTCGACGGGACAGCCTGGCGCGATGCGACGGCCCTGCCCGAGCTTCAGAACCTGCCGCAACTGGGCGTCGCGACCGTGGCCGACGAGACCAACCGCCTGGCCGTCGCGGGCGACGCCACCTTGCTGACCCATGCCGGTGGCGACCACCGGGTCAAGATCAACAAGGCCGCGGCCGCCGATACCGCCAGCCTGCTGTTCCAGACCGGCTGGTCCGGCCGGGCCGAGATGGGCACGGCGGGGACCGATGATCTCGAGATCAAGGTCAGCGCCGACGGCACCACCTTCCACAGCGCGCTGGTGGCCGAGGCCGCCACCGGGCGCGTCCGCTTCCCGCAAGGGGCCGAGGGGATCGCTCCCGCCGCGTTCGGCGACGGACCGCTCGCCACGACGAGCTACATCAACTCGCGCGGAACGGATCTCGTGGCGAACGGCACCGGGCTCCTCGGCAACGGCTACAACTATCCGGCGGACTTCACCTACGATCCGCAGATCGCCCCGAACCTGCCCGCCAGCTTTGCCTTCGCCGGGCATTACCCGGGCCTTCGGTTGATGGACGAGCGGCTCGCCGTCGATCCCAACCAGGTCTACCGCCTGTCATCCTATCTTCGGCAGGAGGGGCTTCCCGGCGACTGGACGGCCCATCCGCGTGGCGAGCGGCACAAGCACTACATGGGGCTGCTCTGCCATGACCGTGACGGGTTGGCGATCGAGGCCCCCCACCACAAGCGCTATCACCATGCCGGCATCGACAGCCGGACCACGCTCGCCGCACCGCTGGCGCCGGGCGACACGGTGATCCACCTGGCCGACGCGTCGGGCTGGAACCAGGACACGGCGGCAAGCTGGGCGCGCGGCATCATCCTTTTCGGATACCGCAACGCCGAAGGGTTCCTCTACGAGGATTACAGCCGCCTCGTGATGTTCGACCTGTTCGACCTCGGCCAGGTCGACAAGACCGCCAACACCGTCACCCTGAACCAGCCGCTGCCGAGCCTCTTCCACAATCCCGCCGATCCGTCCGGGGTCTGGCCAGCGGGCACGGCGATCGCCAATTCCACGTCGGGCAGCTATTACAAGTACAGCTTCTACGCGTCCTTCGTGCCGTCCGAGACCGACCGCTGGTTCCGACTGACGAACCATATCGGCGGGATCGACCGGTCCGGCACCGACAGGTCCGGCAATTTCGCCCCCGGCACCGCCTTCGCGAGCGTGCTGTGGTTGCCGAACTACACCAACCGGCCCGGCGGGGCCGATGGCCATCCCGATACCGGCGCCGCGCACAAGGTGTGGTTTGCAGGCGTTTCCGTCACGCCCGAGCCGCTGGCGGTGATGCAGCCCGCGGCCTCGGGCGGGCAGGAGATCAAGGTGCCGCAGGGCGATTTCGCGAGCGGCGCGCTGACGCTGGTTCCGGCCGGACTACGGACCGAGATGCTCTGA
- a CDS encoding 7-cyano-7-deazaguanine synthase, with the protein MTVTNAPQIPETAIDLLEPGAIARAGNRGLSIDAIRFSTASLETYAFADREPVVLDAMLVAAAVEYADRTVRRPAHGWRRIFALNIPVHDAARWQAGEVENALIDAVGFLTGDDWSFEFSQRTSPSVAVPTAHFDLSPDTRAVIAYSDGMDSRVVAGLLRQEMGNRLVKVRLGTGTPKRRRGLAQPVPFAGVPYELSNIGPNRDSTARNRGFKFSSIAGVAAYLSGAAEIVIPESGQGAIGPALVGVAHAYPDYRNHPVFARKMERYFRALFGRDIRFRFPRLWHTKGQTLREYAALPEGQDWWDTRSCWRSSRWLSIAGEWRQCGVCAACMLRRMSVHAAGLCERPDVYAAPDLSAPDLAAAVDPRFRHAGGAFAEYAHAGFLHLDHLADMAEDAARPEVRVQAAQLGLALGASIDETQTHLRALLEQHKTEWETYMNSLGARSFLAERRRGKL; encoded by the coding sequence ATGACCGTCACCAACGCACCGCAGATTCCTGAAACCGCCATCGATCTTCTGGAGCCTGGCGCAATCGCGCGTGCCGGGAATCGGGGATTGTCCATCGATGCTATCAGATTTTCGACGGCATCCCTTGAGACCTATGCCTTTGCCGACCGGGAACCGGTTGTGCTTGATGCCATGCTCGTCGCTGCGGCCGTCGAGTATGCCGACCGCACCGTTCGACGTCCGGCTCATGGCTGGCGTCGTATCTTCGCTCTGAACATACCGGTCCACGATGCGGCGCGATGGCAGGCCGGAGAAGTTGAGAACGCTCTGATCGATGCTGTCGGCTTTCTGACCGGCGACGACTGGTCTTTCGAATTCTCGCAAAGAACGTCACCATCTGTTGCCGTCCCGACGGCGCATTTTGATCTTTCGCCCGATACCCGAGCGGTCATCGCCTATAGCGACGGCATGGACTCGAGGGTGGTTGCAGGATTGCTGCGCCAGGAGATGGGCAACCGGCTTGTGAAGGTCAGGCTCGGTACCGGCACGCCAAAGCGACGGCGAGGGCTCGCCCAGCCTGTCCCCTTCGCCGGTGTCCCATATGAGCTTTCGAATATCGGGCCGAACAGGGATTCCACGGCGAGAAACCGGGGGTTCAAGTTCTCTTCGATCGCCGGCGTCGCCGCCTACCTATCCGGTGCTGCTGAAATCGTCATTCCTGAAAGCGGACAAGGCGCTATCGGGCCTGCACTGGTCGGCGTGGCACACGCCTACCCCGATTATCGGAACCATCCTGTGTTTGCACGGAAGATGGAGCGGTATTTCCGCGCCTTGTTCGGGCGAGATATCCGATTCCGCTTCCCGCGGCTCTGGCACACGAAAGGCCAGACCCTTCGGGAGTATGCTGCCCTGCCTGAGGGGCAAGATTGGTGGGATACCCGCTCCTGCTGGCGTAGCAGCCGTTGGCTGTCCATCGCCGGGGAATGGCGGCAATGCGGCGTCTGTGCTGCCTGCATGCTTCGACGCATGAGCGTTCATGCGGCTGGGCTTTGTGAGCGGCCTGACGTGTACGCTGCACCCGACCTGAGCGCCCCGGACCTTGCGGCGGCGGTCGATCCGCGCTTTCGGCATGCCGGAGGTGCCTTCGCGGAATACGCCCATGCCGGGTTCCTGCATCTCGACCATCTGGCCGATATGGCCGAAGACGCGGCGCGGCCGGAGGTTCGCGTCCAAGCCGCACAGCTCGGTCTGGCACTCGGCGCGTCCATCGATGAGACGCAAACCCACCTGCGAGCCCTGCTCGAACAACACAAAACCGAATGGGAGACCTACATGAACAGCTTGGGAGCCCGCTCTTTCCTGGCGGAAAGGCGGCGTGGCAAACTATGA